Proteins encoded by one window of Akkermansia muciniphila ATCC BAA-835:
- the eno gene encoding phosphopyruvate hydratase, with product MEIIDVRGREIIDSRGNPTVEVDVALAGGAIGRASVPSGASTGEHEAWELRDGDAKRYGGKGVLKAVENINKIIAPEISGHDATLQPAIDKIMIDLDGTPNKSRLGANAILGVSLAVAKAAAIQLNLPLFKYLGGPNAKVLPVPMMNIINGGAHSDSPIDFQEFMIMPKGAPTFRESLRYGAEVFHALKDVLHDRGLSTAVGDEGGFAPALKSADDALECIAQAVKRAGYTLGTDIFIALDVASSEFYDPSRNLYVFKKSDGLGRTAEELTAYYQELQKKYPIISIEDGCAENDWLGWEQLTKAMGGNTQLVGDDLFVTNVEFLNQGISRHVANAVLVKVNQIGSLTETLDTVELAKDNKYSAIISHRSGETEDATIADIAVATNAGQIKTGSLSRSDRMAKYNQLLRIEEELGNDAVYGGKIHIL from the coding sequence ATGGAAATCATTGACGTCCGCGGCCGTGAAATCATCGACTCACGGGGCAATCCCACCGTGGAAGTGGACGTGGCCCTCGCCGGGGGAGCTATCGGACGCGCATCCGTCCCCAGCGGAGCCTCCACCGGAGAACATGAAGCCTGGGAACTCCGGGATGGAGACGCCAAGCGCTACGGAGGCAAGGGCGTGCTTAAAGCCGTGGAAAACATCAATAAAATCATTGCCCCGGAAATATCAGGGCACGATGCCACCCTGCAGCCGGCCATTGACAAAATCATGATCGACCTGGACGGCACGCCCAATAAATCCCGCCTGGGGGCCAACGCCATCCTGGGCGTCTCCCTGGCCGTGGCAAAAGCCGCCGCCATTCAGCTCAACCTTCCCCTTTTCAAATACCTGGGTGGACCGAACGCCAAGGTTTTGCCCGTCCCCATGATGAACATAATCAATGGTGGAGCCCATTCGGACTCCCCCATCGACTTTCAGGAATTCATGATCATGCCCAAGGGGGCTCCCACTTTCCGGGAATCCCTGCGCTACGGGGCGGAAGTTTTCCATGCGCTCAAGGATGTGCTGCATGACCGCGGCCTTTCCACTGCTGTGGGGGATGAAGGGGGATTCGCCCCGGCCCTGAAATCAGCAGACGACGCCCTGGAATGCATTGCACAGGCCGTAAAACGGGCCGGGTACACCCTGGGCACGGATATCTTCATTGCCCTGGACGTGGCTTCCTCCGAATTCTACGATCCCTCCCGGAACCTGTACGTCTTCAAAAAATCAGACGGCCTGGGCAGAACAGCGGAGGAACTGACGGCTTACTATCAGGAACTCCAGAAAAAATACCCCATCATTTCCATTGAGGACGGCTGTGCGGAAAACGACTGGCTGGGCTGGGAACAGCTAACTAAAGCCATGGGCGGCAATACCCAGCTGGTAGGGGACGACCTGTTCGTGACGAATGTGGAATTCCTGAATCAGGGCATTTCCCGCCATGTAGCGAATGCCGTCCTGGTGAAAGTCAACCAGATAGGTTCCCTGACGGAAACGCTGGATACGGTGGAACTGGCCAAGGATAACAAATACTCCGCCATCATCTCCCACCGCTCCGGGGAAACGGAAGACGCCACGATCGCGGATATTGCCGTAGCGACGAACGCGGGGCAAATCAAAACCGGCTCTCTAAGCCGTTCCGACCGCATGGCCAAATACAATCAATTGCTTAGAATTGAAGAAGAACTGGGAAATGACGCAGTTTATGGTGGTAAAATTCATATTCTATGA
- a CDS encoding LL-diaminopimelate aminotransferase: protein MPNINDNFLKLQAGYLFPEIGRRVNAFAESHPEAAKRLIRCGIGDVTEPLPMAAIEAMHRAVDDLSTHERFHGYGPEQGYFWLREAIAKKAYQAHGVHVEVDEIYVSDGAKCDTGNILDIFGPGNRIAVPDPVYPVYVDTNVMAGNTGSSSPDGSYEGLVYLPCTPENNFVPQLPDEHVDLIYLCFPNNPTGAVASRNELLKWVEYARANRAIILYDSAYEAFIQDSSIPRSIFEIPGARDCAIEFRSFSKQGGFTGVRCGYVVIPKELHGYDSEGNKVSISRLWSRRTSTKFNGASYIVQRGAAALFTMEGMAQTAALISHYLGNASLLLNACRQAGMRVWGGENAPYVWVQCPDGLDSWQMFDKMLHEANVVITPGSGFGSRGEGFFRISAFNSRENVDEVCRRIHSLFAR from the coding sequence ATGCCTAACATTAACGATAACTTCCTCAAGTTGCAGGCGGGATATTTGTTCCCGGAAATAGGGCGCCGCGTGAATGCGTTTGCCGAATCCCATCCGGAGGCGGCCAAAAGGCTGATTCGCTGCGGCATCGGCGATGTGACGGAGCCGCTTCCCATGGCGGCTATTGAAGCCATGCACCGGGCCGTGGATGATTTGTCCACTCATGAACGTTTTCACGGCTATGGGCCGGAGCAGGGGTATTTCTGGCTGAGGGAGGCAATTGCCAAAAAAGCCTATCAGGCCCACGGCGTGCATGTGGAAGTGGATGAGATTTACGTGTCTGACGGAGCCAAATGCGACACGGGAAACATTCTGGATATTTTCGGGCCCGGCAACAGAATCGCCGTGCCGGATCCGGTTTATCCCGTGTATGTGGATACCAATGTCATGGCCGGGAATACCGGGAGTTCCAGCCCGGATGGTTCTTATGAAGGGCTGGTGTATCTGCCGTGCACTCCGGAAAATAATTTTGTGCCGCAATTGCCTGATGAGCATGTGGATTTGATTTACCTGTGCTTCCCGAACAATCCTACCGGGGCCGTAGCTTCCCGGAATGAACTGCTGAAATGGGTGGAATACGCCCGGGCGAACCGTGCCATTATCCTTTATGATTCCGCTTATGAGGCTTTCATACAGGATTCTTCCATTCCCAGATCCATTTTTGAAATTCCCGGCGCGCGGGATTGCGCCATTGAGTTCCGTTCCTTCTCCAAGCAAGGAGGCTTTACAGGGGTGCGCTGCGGTTATGTGGTGATTCCCAAGGAATTGCACGGATATGATTCCGAAGGGAACAAGGTTTCTATCAGCCGACTCTGGAGCCGCCGCACCAGCACGAAATTCAACGGCGCTTCCTATATTGTCCAGCGGGGTGCCGCGGCTTTGTTCACCATGGAGGGCATGGCCCAGACTGCCGCGCTCATCAGCCATTACCTGGGGAATGCTTCGCTTCTGCTGAATGCCTGCCGTCAGGCGGGCATGCGCGTGTGGGGCGGGGAAAACGCCCCTTATGTATGGGTACAGTGTCCGGACGGTCTGGACAGCTGGCAAATGTTTGACAAGATGCTGCATGAGGCGAATGTGGTTATTACGCCTGGTTCCGGTTTTGGTTCCAGGGGGGAAGGGTTCTTCCGCATTTCCGCGTTTAATTCACGGGAAAACGTGGATGAAGTCTGCCGCCGCATCCACAGCCTGTTTGCCAGATAG
- a CDS encoding FAD:protein FMN transferase — MGTVFTVRAYPGSGMDAKDAERICGEALACAVHWEKVMSAMDAESGLTRLNAAEYGISVPVSPELERVLLLSLNYARLTNGAFDPTLGPCIRLWKKSRRLGVLPSDEERECALRACGWEKLSVRKGMAVKAVSGMRLDLGGMGKGFAVDRMAEMLKTRGICSFFIDSTSDVLAGAPPPGEPGWRLRVDTGRGQGEVLLLSHAAVSTSGSARQMVKIGGKAYSHVLDPRSGLGVTEGRQVSVRASSAALADALATAGCVMREEEFRSLAAGLPGVSVPAFFQSPPCSAGETQKQDGLRKEGGMGSMKGMTKQLRF, encoded by the coding sequence ATGGGTACGGTGTTCACGGTGCGCGCTTATCCCGGGAGTGGCATGGACGCGAAAGATGCGGAGAGGATTTGCGGGGAGGCTCTGGCCTGTGCCGTCCACTGGGAAAAAGTGATGTCCGCCATGGATGCGGAAAGCGGTCTGACCCGGCTTAATGCTGCGGAATACGGCATTTCCGTGCCTGTTTCTCCGGAATTGGAAAGGGTGCTTCTTCTGTCCCTGAATTATGCCCGGCTGACAAACGGTGCTTTTGATCCCACACTGGGACCCTGCATTCGCCTGTGGAAAAAGAGCCGCCGCCTTGGCGTCCTCCCGTCCGATGAGGAGCGGGAATGCGCGCTCCGGGCATGCGGATGGGAAAAGTTGTCCGTCCGTAAGGGAATGGCGGTCAAGGCGGTTTCTGGAATGAGGCTGGATTTGGGAGGCATGGGCAAGGGCTTTGCCGTGGACCGAATGGCGGAGATGTTGAAAACAAGGGGTATATGTTCCTTCTTCATAGACAGTACCAGCGATGTTCTGGCCGGCGCTCCTCCTCCCGGGGAACCGGGATGGCGGCTGCGGGTGGATACAGGAAGAGGGCAGGGGGAAGTGTTGCTGTTGAGCCATGCGGCCGTTTCCACTTCCGGGAGTGCCCGTCAGATGGTGAAAATTGGCGGGAAAGCGTATTCCCACGTGCTTGATCCCCGGTCGGGGCTGGGCGTTACGGAAGGGAGGCAGGTGAGCGTCCGGGCGTCTTCCGCTGCGCTGGCGGATGCCCTGGCGACGGCAGGGTGTGTGATGCGTGAGGAGGAGTTCCGTTCCCTGGCGGCCGGATTGCCGGGAGTGTCCGTTCCGGCCTTTTTTCAAAGTCCGCCATGTTCTGCGGGGGAAACGCAGAAACAGGATGGACTGCGGAAGGAGGGAGGAATGGGGTCAATGAAAGGAATGACAAAGCAACTACGTTTTTAA
- a CDS encoding glycoside hydrolase family 27 protein, whose translation MRLYHFLLPAVVSAAVSASFGAEFPNPYPAPAPGVRLTPEIPLSPSINGARIVGATPGSRMLFQVPVSGERPMKIQATGLPPGLKMDSRGLISGTAPSGKREYKVNIQASNRHGKDMKELILKVGDELCLTPPMGWSSWYSYSEAVGEDNVLKTARLFVERGLVNHGWAYINIDDCWQGRRGGKYGAIQPNKRFPDMKAMCDAIHAMGMKAGIYSTPWMGTYAGFIGGSAPNAKPDYGEMAIPEKERKQEDQIFGSYPGVHRRKADHVGAVWLFDRDAKQWADWGFDYVKVDWNPNDVSTTKRIRKALDESGRDIVLSLSNAAPYEHVEELGKLANLWRTTGDIQDHWGSVSGIGFSQERWQKHMRPGHWNDPDILQIGKLGKPNQPNTTFVQTRLTPDEQYTHVTLWCLLSAPLIVSCDLEHIDSFTMGLLTNDEVIAVDQDPAARPARKAWHQGNFQVWMKELSDGSVAAGFFNTGKEKGILKVNLKELGLSGAYEARDLWKRADQGTVQGDMAVELNGHGASMFRFSKKK comes from the coding sequence ATGAGATTGTACCATTTTTTACTCCCTGCCGTTGTCAGCGCTGCCGTATCTGCGTCATTTGGGGCAGAGTTCCCTAATCCCTATCCTGCGCCCGCTCCCGGTGTCCGCCTGACTCCAGAGATTCCGCTTTCACCCTCCATTAATGGCGCCCGTATCGTCGGGGCTACCCCCGGTTCCCGCATGCTGTTCCAGGTTCCCGTCTCCGGGGAGCGGCCCATGAAAATTCAGGCAACAGGGCTGCCCCCAGGCCTGAAGATGGATTCGCGCGGATTGATTTCGGGTACCGCTCCGTCCGGGAAGAGGGAATACAAGGTAAATATCCAGGCTTCCAACAGGCATGGAAAGGACATGAAGGAGCTGATTCTGAAGGTGGGGGACGAATTGTGCCTGACTCCGCCCATGGGCTGGAGCAGCTGGTATTCCTACAGTGAGGCCGTAGGGGAGGATAATGTGCTGAAGACGGCACGGCTTTTTGTGGAACGGGGTCTGGTCAATCATGGCTGGGCCTATATCAACATTGACGACTGCTGGCAGGGCAGGCGCGGAGGGAAGTATGGCGCCATTCAACCCAATAAGCGTTTTCCTGACATGAAGGCCATGTGCGACGCTATTCACGCCATGGGCATGAAAGCGGGCATTTATTCCACGCCTTGGATGGGAACGTATGCCGGTTTTATCGGAGGGAGCGCGCCCAACGCTAAGCCGGACTACGGGGAAATGGCCATTCCGGAAAAGGAGCGCAAGCAGGAGGATCAAATCTTTGGAAGTTATCCGGGAGTTCATCGCAGAAAGGCGGATCATGTGGGAGCCGTCTGGCTGTTTGACCGTGACGCTAAACAATGGGCGGATTGGGGGTTCGATTATGTGAAAGTGGATTGGAATCCCAACGATGTGTCTACGACAAAGCGCATCCGCAAGGCGCTGGACGAGTCCGGGAGGGATATCGTGCTCAGCCTGTCCAATGCCGCCCCGTACGAACATGTGGAAGAGCTGGGCAAGCTGGCGAATTTATGGCGGACGACGGGGGATATCCAGGATCACTGGGGCAGCGTCAGCGGCATCGGTTTTTCCCAGGAACGCTGGCAGAAGCATATGCGCCCGGGACATTGGAATGATCCGGACATCCTCCAGATCGGGAAGCTGGGCAAACCCAACCAGCCCAACACCACGTTTGTCCAGACGCGGCTGACTCCGGATGAACAGTACACCCATGTGACCCTGTGGTGCCTGCTGTCCGCTCCGCTCATCGTCTCCTGTGATTTGGAGCATATTGATTCGTTTACGATGGGACTGCTTACCAATGATGAGGTGATAGCGGTGGATCAGGATCCGGCTGCCCGTCCCGCCCGCAAAGCGTGGCACCAGGGGAATTTCCAGGTGTGGATGAAGGAGTTGTCCGACGGTTCCGTGGCGGCTGGCTTTTTCAATACCGGGAAGGAGAAAGGAATTTTGAAGGTGAATCTGAAGGAGCTGGGGCTTTCCGGAGCGTATGAGGCAAGGGACCTCTGGAAACGCGCTGACCAGGGGACCGTACAGGGAGATATGGCGGTAGAATTGAACGGGCATGGAGCATCCATGTTCCGGTTCAGCAAAAAGAAGTAA
- the rpmB gene encoding 50S ribosomal protein L28 produces MSRICIIRGTMPHKGRRIHRSGLAKKKGGIGRHVTKTVNRTVFPNLQEKRIWVPELGQFVKMKISAKALRTINKNGAYNTLKKVGLL; encoded by the coding sequence ATGTCCCGAATTTGCATCATCAGAGGTACCATGCCTCACAAAGGTCGTCGTATCCATCGCTCCGGTCTTGCCAAGAAAAAGGGCGGTATTGGTCGTCACGTCACTAAGACTGTCAATCGTACCGTTTTCCCCAACCTTCAGGAGAAGCGCATCTGGGTTCCTGAACTCGGTCAATTCGTGAAAATGAAGATTTCCGCCAAGGCCCTGCGTACGATCAACAAGAACGGTGCTTACAACACTCTTAAAAAAGTAGGTCTCCTGTAA
- a CDS encoding MDR family NADPH-dependent oxidoreductase, which translates to MSENHYAEFSECSMKPQEVLEYVSGPIPVPEEGEVLVRMKAAPINPADINFVQGVYGLKPVLPHSRAGLEGCGVVQESRAAGFREGDEVILLRGVGSWSEYVAVPSVNVMKLPVKVDPVQAAMLKVNPLTALRMLEGFVSLEPGDWLVQNAANSGVGRCIIQLAREMGVKTVNFVRRPDELRDELTALGADLVVGEDDGDVVKNTLARLDGKRPVLASNAVGGESALRLMDMLAPGGSMVTYGAMSRKSIKVPNGFLIFKGIKLEGLWVTQWLKNAPVSEIEAAYEKLARLMADGRLKQAVDTVYPLSDVRKAVEKAQEEFRSGKVVLSMDCA; encoded by the coding sequence ATGAGTGAGAATCATTATGCAGAGTTTTCCGAATGCAGTATGAAGCCCCAGGAGGTGCTGGAATATGTTTCCGGCCCCATTCCCGTTCCGGAGGAGGGAGAAGTTCTGGTCCGGATGAAGGCGGCTCCGATCAACCCGGCGGACATCAATTTTGTACAGGGAGTTTATGGCCTGAAGCCCGTGCTGCCGCACTCCCGCGCCGGCCTGGAAGGCTGCGGCGTGGTACAGGAATCTCGCGCAGCGGGATTTCGAGAGGGAGATGAAGTGATTCTCCTGCGCGGCGTGGGTTCCTGGAGCGAGTATGTGGCGGTTCCCTCCGTGAATGTCATGAAGCTCCCGGTGAAGGTAGATCCCGTCCAGGCGGCCATGCTGAAGGTGAATCCCCTGACCGCTCTGCGCATGCTGGAAGGGTTCGTTTCCCTGGAACCGGGGGATTGGCTGGTGCAGAATGCCGCCAATTCCGGAGTGGGAAGGTGCATTATTCAACTGGCCCGTGAAATGGGCGTGAAGACAGTGAATTTTGTGAGAAGGCCGGATGAATTGAGGGATGAATTGACTGCGCTGGGCGCCGATCTGGTGGTGGGAGAGGATGACGGGGATGTGGTGAAGAATACGCTGGCCCGCCTGGATGGAAAGAGGCCTGTGCTGGCTTCCAATGCCGTGGGCGGGGAAAGCGCCCTGCGCCTGATGGATATGCTGGCTCCCGGTGGAAGCATGGTGACGTACGGAGCCATGAGCCGGAAGAGCATCAAGGTGCCGAACGGTTTTCTGATTTTCAAGGGTATTAAACTGGAGGGCCTGTGGGTGACGCAGTGGCTTAAGAATGCCCCTGTTTCAGAGATTGAGGCCGCCTATGAGAAACTGGCGCGCCTGATGGCGGACGGCAGGTTGAAGCAGGCTGTGGATACCGTTTATCCGCTAAGCGATGTGCGGAAGGCTGTGGAGAAGGCGCAGGAGGAGTTCCGCAGCGGCAAGGTGGTGCTTAGCATGGATTGCGCCTGA
- the ruvX gene encoding Holliday junction resolvase RuvX, whose amino-acid sequence MTSPHPALGIDYGEARIGIAATDPVGIMAHPVETIHRHQTDGISRIVQLVQERGIRTLVLGLPVRMDGTEGTAAAKVRAFGRELAAALPGLPLIFMDECLTTVIAQEKLHAAGKKAKNFRPIIDQVAAVEILNTWLDSTLG is encoded by the coding sequence ATGACCAGTCCGCACCCCGCCCTGGGCATCGACTACGGAGAAGCCCGCATCGGCATTGCCGCCACGGACCCCGTGGGCATCATGGCCCATCCCGTAGAAACTATCCACAGGCATCAGACGGACGGAATTTCCCGCATTGTCCAGCTCGTCCAGGAACGGGGAATACGCACCCTGGTGCTGGGCCTTCCCGTCCGCATGGACGGCACGGAAGGGACCGCCGCAGCCAAGGTGCGTGCATTCGGCAGGGAACTGGCCGCAGCCCTTCCAGGCCTTCCCCTGATTTTCATGGATGAATGCCTCACCACCGTCATTGCCCAGGAAAAACTGCACGCCGCCGGCAAAAAGGCAAAAAACTTCCGCCCCATCATCGACCAGGTAGCCGCTGTGGAAATACTCAACACCTGGCTTGATTCCACGCTGGGCTGA
- a CDS encoding mannose-1-phosphate guanylyltransferase, with product MNQYALILAGGSGTRFWPLSRDHRPKQLLNMFGEGTLLRQAIDRLDGLVPRQNIFILTNHLQEAEVRRQAHDIPVDNIISEPVRRDTAPAIALGIGLIKAADPHGVMLVIPSDQLIQDQDSFRTLMKAAMDTAAREKALVTVGIKPTWPCPSYGYIERGKEIHSAPGCSCREVIQFREKPDTATAAAYLSRGNFCWNAGMFVWSIPAVCEQLDKHCPELASFVEHVAESPAPQETIREEFPALTPVSIDFALMEHADRVLNMEATFDWDDVGSWISVANYLETHNKNTTNTDITVQDASGNIVFSQKGDKHVALLGVENLIVVETADAILIADKNKADEIKKIVNQLPDELR from the coding sequence ATGAACCAATACGCTCTTATTCTGGCCGGCGGCAGCGGCACCCGTTTCTGGCCTCTTTCCCGCGACCACCGCCCCAAACAACTCCTGAACATGTTCGGAGAAGGAACCCTCCTTCGCCAGGCTATCGACAGGCTGGACGGGCTGGTGCCCAGGCAAAACATCTTTATCCTGACCAACCATCTGCAGGAAGCGGAAGTGCGCCGCCAGGCCCACGATATTCCCGTGGACAACATCATTTCCGAACCCGTGCGCCGGGACACGGCGCCTGCCATCGCCCTGGGCATTGGTCTCATCAAGGCGGCGGACCCGCACGGAGTCATGCTCGTTATCCCCTCCGACCAGCTCATTCAGGACCAGGACTCCTTCCGCACCCTGATGAAAGCCGCCATGGACACGGCTGCCAGGGAAAAAGCGCTTGTCACCGTGGGTATCAAGCCAACCTGGCCCTGCCCCTCCTACGGCTACATTGAACGCGGAAAAGAAATCCACTCCGCTCCGGGCTGTTCCTGCCGCGAAGTCATTCAATTCCGCGAAAAACCGGACACGGCCACGGCTGCAGCCTACCTGAGCCGGGGCAATTTCTGCTGGAACGCCGGCATGTTCGTATGGAGCATTCCTGCCGTGTGCGAACAGCTGGACAAGCACTGCCCGGAACTGGCCTCCTTCGTGGAACACGTTGCGGAATCTCCGGCCCCGCAGGAAACCATCCGGGAAGAATTCCCGGCGCTCACCCCCGTCTCCATAGACTTCGCGCTCATGGAGCATGCGGACAGAGTGCTGAACATGGAAGCAACCTTTGACTGGGACGACGTAGGTTCCTGGATATCCGTAGCCAACTATCTGGAAACCCACAATAAAAACACCACCAACACGGACATCACCGTGCAGGACGCCTCCGGCAACATTGTTTTCTCCCAAAAGGGGGACAAGCACGTGGCCCTGCTGGGAGTGGAAAACCTGATTGTGGTGGAAACGGCGGACGCCATCCTCATTGCGGATAAAAACAAGGCGGACGAAATCAAGAAAATCGTCAACCAGCTTCCGGACGAACTCAGATGA
- a CDS encoding isoprenyl transferase, whose amino-acid sequence MLTIPKEKLPTHIACIMDGNGRWANSRHLPRQAGHRAGADTVERCADFCMAHDIPWLTLYAFSSENWNRPKTEVRALMLLLHEFLKKRLNQMMEKGVRLHAIGDLSRIPARTRKLLQNSLEATSGNTRLNLVLAISYGSRGEIAAAARKIAEKVSRGELPPDAVTEDLFGEYLDTAGMPEPDLLIRTSGEMRVSNFLLWQISYAEIHVTDTLWPDFCDRDMEAALLDYSRRKRRFGAL is encoded by the coding sequence ATGCTTACCATTCCCAAGGAAAAACTGCCGACTCACATCGCCTGCATCATGGACGGCAACGGCCGCTGGGCGAACAGCCGCCATCTGCCGCGGCAGGCAGGCCACCGGGCGGGAGCGGATACGGTGGAACGCTGTGCGGACTTCTGCATGGCCCATGATATCCCCTGGCTCACCCTTTACGCCTTTTCCTCGGAAAACTGGAACCGTCCGAAGACGGAAGTGCGCGCGCTGATGCTCCTTCTGCACGAATTCCTGAAAAAACGCCTCAACCAAATGATGGAAAAAGGCGTGCGCCTCCACGCCATAGGAGATCTCTCCCGCATTCCCGCCCGCACCCGGAAACTGCTTCAGAACAGTCTGGAAGCCACTTCGGGAAACACCAGGCTCAACCTGGTTCTGGCCATTTCCTACGGCAGCCGGGGGGAAATCGCCGCCGCCGCCAGGAAAATAGCGGAAAAAGTCTCCCGCGGAGAACTCCCGCCGGACGCCGTGACGGAAGACCTGTTCGGCGAGTACCTGGACACCGCCGGCATGCCGGAACCGGATCTGCTTATCCGCACCTCTGGAGAAATGCGCGTCTCCAACTTTCTTCTCTGGCAAATCAGCTATGCGGAAATTCATGTGACGGACACGTTGTGGCCGGACTTTTGCGACCGGGACATGGAAGCTGCTCTGCTGGACTACTCCCGTAGAAAACGCCGTTTCGGCGCTCTCTGA
- a CDS encoding DNA topoisomerase IV subunit B has protein sequence MAYDENSIKTLDWREHIRMRPGMYIGKLGDGASPDDGIYVLLKEVIDNSIDEFVMGFGKKITIDVTPDGLCEVRDFGRGIPLGKLLDCAAKINTGAKYDSDAFKKSVGLNGVGIKAVNALSDFFEIQAYRDGETRSYQFCRGKEIPKGRKDGATEEPNGTRTAFHADPDIFPAATQFRPEYIEKMCRYYSYLNKGLALHFNGRRYISKNGLLDLLAEAMSEAPLYPIIHLEGHDIEVAFTHGGQYGEEHYSFVNGQHTTQGGTHQAAFREAIVKTLRDFFKKNYEAGDIRSSLVAAISIKVKEPVFESQTKTKLGSNTISPEGETIRTFVGNFIARELDNYLHKNPETAKALEAKIKDSERDRKELSGIQKLARENARKAKIHNKNLRDCRVHYNSKHSRAGETTLFITEGISASGSITTARDAETQAVFSLRGKPLNSFGMSRKVVYENEEFNFLQHALNIENGLEELRYDKVVIATDADDDGMHIRILLMTFFIQFFPELIREGHLFILQTPLFRVRNKQQTIYCYSDAEREEAISLLGKNPEITRFKGLGEISPQEFKAFIGEGMRLDRVRLEDSHKVKDLLSFYMGKNTRERQEYILNNLRVELDPVMD, from the coding sequence ATGGCCTACGACGAAAACAGCATCAAAACCCTGGATTGGAGGGAACACATCCGCATGCGCCCGGGGATGTACATCGGCAAACTGGGTGACGGAGCCTCCCCGGACGACGGCATTTACGTCCTTCTGAAAGAAGTCATCGACAACTCAATCGACGAATTCGTGATGGGGTTCGGCAAAAAAATCACCATTGACGTGACTCCGGACGGCCTGTGCGAAGTGCGCGACTTCGGCCGCGGCATCCCGCTGGGCAAACTGCTGGACTGCGCCGCAAAAATCAACACCGGGGCCAAATATGACAGCGACGCCTTCAAAAAATCCGTAGGCCTCAATGGAGTGGGCATCAAGGCGGTCAACGCCCTGTCCGACTTCTTTGAAATCCAGGCCTATCGCGACGGGGAAACGCGTTCCTACCAGTTCTGCCGCGGAAAGGAAATCCCCAAGGGACGGAAGGACGGAGCCACGGAGGAACCCAACGGCACCCGCACGGCTTTCCACGCGGACCCGGACATCTTTCCCGCGGCCACGCAATTCCGGCCGGAGTATATCGAAAAAATGTGCAGATACTACTCCTACCTCAACAAAGGGCTGGCCTTGCATTTCAACGGCCGCCGCTACATCTCCAAAAACGGGTTGCTGGACCTGCTTGCGGAAGCGATGAGCGAGGCCCCCCTGTACCCCATCATCCATCTGGAAGGGCATGACATTGAAGTGGCCTTCACCCACGGCGGCCAATACGGGGAGGAGCACTACTCCTTCGTCAACGGGCAGCACACCACCCAGGGAGGCACCCACCAGGCGGCCTTCCGGGAAGCCATCGTCAAAACCCTGAGGGACTTCTTCAAGAAAAACTATGAGGCGGGGGACATCCGTTCCTCCCTCGTAGCCGCCATCTCCATCAAGGTAAAGGAACCCGTCTTCGAATCCCAGACCAAAACCAAGCTGGGGTCCAACACCATCAGCCCGGAAGGGGAAACCATCCGCACCTTTGTGGGCAACTTCATTGCCAGGGAGCTGGACAACTACCTGCACAAAAACCCGGAAACGGCCAAAGCTCTGGAAGCAAAAATCAAGGATTCCGAACGGGACCGCAAGGAACTCTCCGGTATCCAGAAGCTGGCGCGCGAAAACGCCCGCAAGGCCAAAATTCACAACAAGAACCTCCGGGACTGCCGGGTGCATTACAACTCCAAACACTCCCGCGCCGGGGAAACCACCCTCTTCATTACGGAAGGCATCTCCGCCTCCGGCTCCATCACTACGGCGCGCGACGCGGAAACCCAGGCCGTTTTCTCCCTGCGGGGCAAGCCGCTGAACTCCTTCGGCATGAGCCGTAAAGTCGTCTATGAAAATGAGGAATTCAACTTCCTCCAGCATGCCCTGAATATTGAAAACGGACTGGAGGAACTGCGCTATGACAAGGTAGTCATCGCCACGGACGCCGATGACGACGGCATGCACATCCGCATCCTTTTGATGACATTCTTCATCCAGTTCTTTCCGGAATTGATCCGGGAGGGACACCTCTTCATCCTCCAGACCCCCCTCTTCCGCGTGCGCAACAAACAGCAAACCATTTACTGCTACTCGGACGCAGAGAGGGAGGAAGCCATCAGCCTGCTGGGGAAAAACCCGGAAATTACCCGGTTCAAAGGCCTGGGAGAAATCTCCCCCCAGGAATTCAAGGCTTTCATCGGGGAAGGGATGCGCCTGGACCGCGTCCGGCTGGAAGACTCCCACAAGGTAAAAGACCTGCTGTCCTTCTACATGGGCAAAAACACGCGGGAAAGACAGGAATACATCCTGAACAACTTGCGTGTTGAACTGGACCCGGTCATGGACTAG